A window of Vanessa atalanta chromosome 29, ilVanAtal1.2, whole genome shotgun sequence genomic DNA:
ATACTGGAGCTGGAGGCTGAGCTGTCTCGTAGAGATGAGTCGGACACTATGTCCAATACCGGtaagtaacattaataatactattgcCTCATACTCCTATTTAATtgactatttttgttataatttctaATGTTTTTCTTCTCTTCCTCAATTTGATATCTGTGTATAAATAGGCTTATGTTAAcatttattgttgtaaataaaataaaaaaaaaaaaaaaaaattggaaacatGCAATTATCaaacaggtacaagggatatacaATCTTGGTACCCAAGCTTGACAGCGCGATTGAGTGATGACAGACGATGGAGTGGTTATCATACAGTGTCAGTCTATGGGCGTTGTTGATCACTTATCACCTGAAGGTcctctaacctaaccttttttctaacctaacctaactaccaGAAGGTCCATTTTCATTCTGCCTACCTACCTactgttttaataaagattCTCGAATTTCGATGTCGGGACGAACACTTCTATTAAAGTAACAACGAAAACTATTTATTGGTTAAGtttgattaatgtttcttaattgatgtcgtttttataatacagtttgtttccaaaataaataacctttataaCATCGCTCACCTACATTTGTCCTAACTTTTACTGGGGAATTATAATtcggtacaacccactcataaACTGAGTCTTCACCACGTCAATACTCTGTATCGATGTTTGTGTATTTATGGTGAGTGactcagtgtaattacagccaCAGGGGATGTAACAACGTAGGGCGTTCACGCATCTAGAGCATTCGTCGGTATCGTACATTACAGGCAAGTGATGCCGGTGAGGGACCGTCTTAGATATCCTGGTTAGAGTCATGATTTGAGGAGGGTTATATACTTGCACTGCTCTTAACTCAGGGCGAATGttacttatcataatataaaacctcACTCGGTAATTTATGTATGGAGAcggcataataataataattattattattatttatttattttatttatttatatactctttattgcacaccaatatagacaaaaataataggagtacaacaaaaacaaagaaaagaaaaatgtacaataggcggccttatcgctaaaacagcgatctcttccaggcaacctttggtagaggagagagataggatggtaggggtgtacaaattatttaatacataaaaaaaaaaaatagatacaatatatatatatatatatatgtatatatacgatacataaataaatattccataaatatataattatataacaatataatatacatatctatatatataaaaatgaattgctgttcgttagtctcgctaaaactcgagacctgctggaccgatttggctaattttggtcttgaattatttgtggaagtccaaggaaggtttagaaggtgagtatgtatgataataatgctaggaatttaataaaaacaactttgttttaccttagaaatagggatggtcgattatcattgattttcgatAATCATCGATGttcaacaataaaacatagatgttttaaaattgattttgctttatttaaaacatcgttacatctatttctcaaatttaataatttcatccctttaggacgacgcaaattttacaaaaaaacaccgatttcatcaattaacatcgatgtttagtgctcaataaacattaagtatcaatgctcggtatcgatgtcattgtcgacgccataatcatgtttttgcaacatggtaaccaacaaaccaaccaacaaatagatcgaacctttattgtcgattgattcctcttatgacaaagagtgcattctgcatccttctatccccctatatattattatactctttgcttCTATCTTTGTGAGTGACGGTTACAACTACGTGCGCGAGAACTTTCTTTACTTCGGTGATCCTTCTGGAAacagttgttatatttttgaatgttggcCAAGAAGTGTTTAGAATCATTTCTCATCCCAGAAACTAAAGAGCGTAAGGGATCTGGTGGTGCGACCAATTGTGGCAATTTTACTTTGCCTCCAGCACAACATAATCCAGCAGATTCACCACTGTATTGTAACatcttacaatatttaccaattattgtcatttcccCAATTTTTACCGATTTGTCGGCACAATAATCTATTGCTGGATCACAGTGGAATGCAGGATCGTTTCTGAATCACAGGAGCACTGAGTCTGCGAGATCtctcaatttcattatgttattaacatttaattttatacgactattATCTCGATCTGTGTCTTTCTGGTCATTAGTACGGTTAACACGTGAAGTAGCTCTTCGCATATTTGAATGACTGCGACGACCTAAGTATGTTCTCCTCAGCATCGtaaacaaagtaagaaaaattctcgCGCACTTTGCAGTAAAGTGTCATTATCACAAAGGTTAAAAAAAGAGCACATCGCAAAGGATCACCGAAGTAAAGAAAGTTCTCGCGCACGTAGTTGTAACCGTCACTCACAAAGATAGaagcaaagagtataataatatatagggggatagaaggatgcagaatgcactctttgtcataagaggaatcaatcgacaataaaggttcgatctatttgttggttggtttgttggttaccatgttgcaaaaacatgattatggcgtcgataatgacatcgataccgagcattgatacttaatgtttattgagcactaaacatcgatgttaattgatgaaatcggtgtttttttgtaaaatttgcgtcgtcctaaagggatgaaattattaaatttgagaaatagatgtaacgatgttttaaataaagcaaaatcaattttaaaacatctatgttttattgttgaaCATCGATGATTatcgaaaatcaatgataatcgaccatccctatttctaaggtaaaacaaagttgtttttattaaattcctagcattattatcatacatactcaccttctaaaccttccctggacttccacaaataattcaagaccaaaattagccaaatcggtccagcaggtctcgagttttagcgagactaacgaacagcaattcatttttatatatatagatctttaaaaattaccgaTACAAGGACAAGTTTATCACTTTTTGGGTGCGCTATTACCACTACCAGATGCAGATcatctatttttacaaatttattttatgggcaATTCAGATGCGGAAGTTGGTAAGCGTTGTGCTCACAATCCAACAGGGAAGAGAACCATTGtccatgaattacaatattttcttcatcggaacaacaatttagtaaacatgttcaaaatagcATTGGATCGAATGCCATCCGAAAGCCATAATGAAACATGTATCTGAAACACACAGGACTTATGATGTGTTACAATCTCCTTTGATCGTCTGGCAGGGGGAAGATggataccattttaatataaaaatggttacacaagtaacaggcgctgatgccaaacaggtggccacaaaaagttattgctatgaatttctattcatatcCGTGAAGGTGAAGTTAATGTTATTACTATCATATTCTGAGGTGCTTTTCCATCAGTTTGCAGTTGACATGCATGTAAAAATTGAGACTGAACGATTGACATACATCCGTTTGAACCAAAGACAGCttcgatcagaaaaatacattaattataaatgctatgaaacagTTGACCCAAAATTGCATGCAGTAGTTACCAAACACATGATACCCATGTATCTATCTGTATCTAAACTCTGCAAGGTCTTGCTTTGCAGAGTTTTCGCCTGTATGGTCGACAGCAAGTGTTCCAAGCGATTCCCAAGACCTTATTGCTGAAACTATCACGGGAAATGATGGATACTCATTGTATCGTCAGCGATCTGTTGCGGACAATGGTCGATTGGTAGTTGTGAGGgtaaaaggacaaaatgttgatgtagacaatcgttggattgtgccatattcgccaatattgtccaaagcttttgaaactcacattaatgtagaacattgtaactctgtgaagtctaaagtacatatgtaatgttagcaaaggtagcgatatggccgtcttcgctataaccgatgcaaattatgaagtatcacagtaccagGGTGGTACCATGGGTCGCTATGTAAGTAGCAACGAAGCAATTTAgcgtatcttttcatttgtgatccatgaaagacaaatacagtagtccaaaaataaaatataataattaattaattgaaaataataataataaaacctcatttatatcaagcattttttttattaattacgaattcctattgtttgtttgaaaatttattttatacgaaagtttagcttttttatttatcgattatggcagtacgaagtctgccgggtcagctagtacattataaatatatacatttacatactatagatacttacataataaataaaatattgaattgcagTATTTCTTCATGAAGCAAGATAGtgctcttttataatttttttaaaagaagtaataGTTGGTGCACGTCTTGCTTCTAGTGGAAGAGAGTTCCAAAGACGAATTGAATGGACTGTAAATGAGTCACTATAAAAAGATGTTGTATGGGGAGGTATTTTTAGCACCAAATTCTCTTCAGAACGAAGATTATGGCTATGTGAAGAACTGAGAAATTGAAAACGTTCTTTTAGATATGAAGGAGAGGACGGATTGAACAGAATACAGTACAGAAGTTGAAGGatgtgagtattcctgcgaagccggattgggagccacttgagcttttTACGAAATTCAGAAACGTGATCAAATTTACGAAGACCAAATATGAATCTGATGCAAAGATTTTGGAGACGCTCAAGTTTATTAAGTTGCTCCTCTTTTAGATCAAGATAACATGCGTCAGCATAATCGAGAATTGGTAGTAGGAGTGACTGTGCTAACATAATTTTGGTAGGGATGGGTAGAAAGTTGCGTAATCTTCGAAGGGAGCCAACGGctgcaaaaatttttttactaatctcACTTATCTGTGGTTCCCAAGATAGGTGCTGGTCAAAGGTAATTCCCAAATTTCTAGCTGTAACACTGAACGGTATGTTAACACCGCTAAAGTGTACAGCCGGGAGATCCGAAAAAGATAtacgtgaaattaattttgaactacCAATAATCAGCACCTGTGTTTTATTTGGGTTTACACGTAATCCAAATGCAGTAGaccactttgaaatatttaataaatcattatttactaaatgtatagttTCAGGAAGGTTCGCAATTTTACTTTGTGAATAGATCTGAAGATCATCTGCATACAGGTGATAGAGAGAACATATATGAGAAGTGATGGTACTTATAAAGACCGAAAACAAGAGgggagacaacacgccaccttgtGGAACGCCAGCAGTTATAGGAGCCCATTCTGAGAAAGAATCTTGAACTCTTATCCGTTGCCGGCGCCCATACAAGTAAGAATGAAACCAATCGATTACTTTaggagatatgttaagagaacACAAAATAGCAAGAAGAATATCAAAGTCTACAGTGTTGAAAGCAttactaaaatctaataatgtcAACACAGTAACCTGTTGATTATCCATTCCTAATCTAATGTCATCAGTTATTTTGATCAGAGCCGTAGTCGTACTATGACCAGGACGAAAGCCAGATTGTAAAGGATTCAATAGGACATTTTTTGAAAGGTATTGGTTTAATTGATTGTGAATAAGGCGCTCAAGTACTTTAGACAGGAAAGGGAGAATGGATATAGGACGATAATCAGTGTAAGATGAAGGATTTGTTTTTTTGGGGAGGGGGATGACTTGTGCGTCTTTCCAGGATTCAGGGAATTCACAAAGGATAATGGattggtttaaaatatgtgtGACTACAGGAATTATGATATCTAGGATTGGGAGGATCATCTTACGACTAATGCAATCCGAACCGAAtccgaatattattattataacgttaTTACTTTAAAGTATGTTAGTAATGGAATATTAGACGAATAATTTTTTCAAGCAGAAAATTGGAAAACAGGTACAATTTATTGGCaataatagatattttgtttttttggctTACTAAAGCAAAGCCTTTgtctcaaattatattttataaaaaaaatatatgataagggAAGATctcctttcttttttttttataagattgtTTTCCTTGGCTAGCGCTTAGGCCTAGGCTTgagttttcttattttttattgtgcaTTGATtgttattcctttttttaagattttatcatTATGTAACATAATGACATTGAATTGTTGCGACATAATTGTTCGAGATCGATCGAGATTGAATAAAATCTATGGTATTACCGGAGTTTTCGAAgccaaattattttcttaaatgttatgtcaaatatatattactcaAGTAATTAGTCATTAAACATTAATTCATCACACATTAgtcagaaaatataaaaaaaatatggcttGCAGTCagagtgtttttttaattaattccgcAGTGAATCGACATAAGTGACAGGACACGTGTACAAAACAGAGCAGTACGGCACTATGAAATATGAAAGATGACTATTACAATAGCCTCGATTGAAAACAGATCGATACTGCATTTGCGCACTAGACCAAGCCCTGGAAAATGCTAGGAGATGATCTcactgtataaatataatttgcgtctatttattttgtgataCACCAATAGACGTTGgcgctataaaatatattcatcatgCTTCACAtcaccttgggagctaagatttcACGTCCCTTGTAGTATTCACTTACTCAttctcaaaccggaacagaacaatactaacTCAAATTGATACTATTAACAACTCTTTGGCGGTActatatgtgatgagtgggtggcacctaccagCTTATAAtcatctatatatgtatagatgataaCTGGTTGTCTCTCTGGcttatttattacagaaacttcgttttatatgtattgttgttatattttttgttttttttttcttttattttccaaTTCTCAGTctctttaatgttatatgtgagAACTGTTATTGGCCTAATAGTTATTaatgatttgttatttttgtttatcaacggCTGTATGTTCtccaatcaaataaataaatatataaaagcgaaatatcgCTCACtgtttaatcacgaaatctcagaaactagaacacctacaaacttgacaTTTGGctggtaggttccttataggatgtagacatccgctaagaacttTTAAAGGATCTTACGAAACTCcatccctaagggggtaaaacgtgGGTTGggagtttgtgttttataaatttcgcgcgggtaaatcCGCAGGCTAGGTTAGgttgatattaaataacgtGATAATATTCAGaattgtcacgtcaatagtctagaTTAAATGCGTGTGAAATTGCGAAGTGcagcttttttaatataataaaaatagttgcgCTTAGTAGCTGCGCGTAGTTTCacgattttagtatataatataattatagaagtaACTTAGCGCTTAAAGCGCTTTACAgtttgtaactacaggcacaagggacgtaatatcttagatctcaagattggtgacgcattaTTAGGTATTTCtttagtggtgaccacttaccatcatttgaCTAATTTGCCTGTCCATCTGCACGAAATAAATGTTCATGTAAAGGATCCATCCATTTGTTACTCGAAGAGAGTTCGACTAATCCTCTCCCGTTGTTCGTCAGATGTTGCTCGATGcctatttttaatgtaaataaactgaTTTGTGcctgatgtttatttatttacaaagaacaTTTTCcttaattctttttaattaaggCTTCTAAGAATTTAGTCTAGAATCACAGTCATAAAATCgacttataaagtattattaaattggaTTTACttaatttcgtaaaataatattaattctaattcAGTCCACGGAGACTCGTCATGATCTTTAAGAGTTAATCACTCATCTCTTACTCTGCAACCACATGACGTGATATTTGCCGAGCTCCTCCTCTCCATTACTAggcattgtgtttttttaagatatctttaggcggacgagcaaatgggccacccgatggttagtggtcatcaccgcccataatcaatagcgctgtaagaaatatcaaataactaaaatattattattatacatgcaaaatggaaaaaatatcccgctgagtttctttcgccgttcttctcaggtccgaggtgttaaattccgaaccggtggtagatttttgactatcaaaaagcatgtgtaaacacttctatattgaataaagatttttgactttgactttgattaatcattccttacgtcaccaatgcgtcaccaaacttgggaactaagatgttagcgTTAGCGAGCGTTGAAAACTCAACAGCGTCGACTACGCACCACTAACATttggaactaagacgttatgtcccttgtgattgtagttacactggctcactcacccttcaaatcggaacacaacaatactgagtactgctgtttggcggtagaacatctaaTGAGTaggtggaacctacccagacgggcttgaacatagccctaccaccaagtgtatgTGAGGGTCGATACTCCCAATCGCCTAACGTAATCAATGGATGCTCCCGAAGTATGTTTGGAAGATATTATAGATTGtgcaattttatctttttttcttttcatacaACAGACGAATCATCTGGCAGTGACAAGATAAGCCTGAATTTGCAGAGCTTGAGCGACATGCTGCCGCCGGTCACTAAGACGAGCCGGTGAGTACATTTATCTTAGAAGTGTACATGATGTAGTGGATGGAACTTAAGGCATGGATATACGTGAAGTGGCCTTGTTTCGTtccattaaaaccttttttctcggtaattgttacataataaatgttcatttataacatttatagcaTTTCATCTTCGTTTAACAAACTTTCTGCTGTCAAACTGTCAAAGCTGTCTTTCACGAGTGTTTTTTATTGGTGATGATGTCGTGCTGATCGATTACGGCCATGGTGGCGTCTTAAAGGAGCCAACtgcacaggacatattatagtgcacaaaagTGTACGCAAACCCAGATGCACTCGCTAgctcattctcataatccgatgggacggcaaattcgACACGAGCGGAAAAAAATCAGGGCAAGACCAAACGCTTAACGTGTTTTTCGAAGCACGGTAATCCGGGCTGTTACTGCGAATTATTCtatagaaaaatccaataactttttattggcccgATCTGGCGTTTAAACCGAGGACTTCGTGATTATCTTATATCTAGTCACTGAACCAATGAGGCAGTCCAAACGATATCAGCATATTCAGAATCATACTGAACTAATGCCGCTGATTTATCGTGCCTTCGTAAGTTAACTATTGAATTTGTCCCAGGTTATTCTCGGGTGGTTTACTCCTCAAACTGTGACGTTTGATATCGTTTTGCAAGATGACGATTCAAACGTGCTTGAGTAGAGCGTATTTCGATTTGATATTATTCTCGATAAAGTCTGATAGGCTCTAGTTGTTCTATTAAAAGCAATTATGATTTTCACGTTGAACTTCTGTGATTTCTTGGCAACTAGACCAAGTGTAGAAGCATTTTTGATGCCAGCTTTTCATCATTATGAGACTTATTCAGAAAGCGAAACAAATACGTATACGTAAGGCGCATTAAAATTTCACAGGTTAGACGAGTTTTTAAGGATGTTTCTAGAACAGGCGTGTTGGATGACAATACAGTAGAACTTTTATGAACTTATATATGAatgatagatataaaataatatattatatatgtatatgaattatCATATGATCGGAATCTTTTTGACTAGAATCAGgattaataacttttttcttaatttattctaGTACGAGtactgaattttgttttttaattttaagtttgaaCTAGaggttgtaaaattaaattaatagttgatAAATCAACCTGCAAGCCTACAGCATGGTAGGCACTGTGTggtgtaattaattaacaatttcatcCCCTTTGGTGGAGGGCGGTGTTATGTATCAGAAGAACAAAAAAGCTAAACCTCTGTGCAGgcattagaaattaaaatattcattcaagtTATCTTACTCTGGATCATCAAGTTACACGGTGCATTGTTTGCctttaaaaggtgagtgagccaggtatataacattttagatccCAGTAACACCATTAATGGTGTACAGTGGTTTAAACATGATGACCTCATACCAACACGGGAATgtgaaaaactaaattaatggTTAACCTAAACGTAGATCAGATAAAATTCATATTCTATGCTTGCGGTATGGggtataaatatagaaaaatcgTGGAGTCAGGGTCGCAGTATTGATCTTAACCTTCAGATAACGCCGTACCTACTATTGTACTAGCTCTAcagataattgaaaaaaatagaggaatatttgtaaattaaactactaaagtaattcaatttcaaaaataaaaacctgtAAATGTCCTTAAACTGGACTGACGTCCTTGTCTACTATTTCCTGTCCTGTAATGTTGGAGCTCATTTAATCTTTGTGCTCTAATTTGGGTTTGCTGATACCCAGGCAGATATTCATTTGACGTGTGCAAATTTTCTCACTTTCCGTCACCGCCAAGCGCGAGATAAATTTCCAGGATTTGAACCCTTAATCTTCatttaagatttacgtgttccTAAATTCTTACCTTTGTTTACAGCTCTCACTCCAACTCCGAGAGCTCGGAAACCAATGAGCGTCGTTTATTCCTCGACGTCGAGGAATACGCTGAGCAGTGCCGCGCATTGCACGAGATGTTCCCGAACACTTGTGCTATGGAGGTAAGgaggtattttttaatagttctaCTTTTATTTGTACGCTTGTGTAATTTTGTAGAAATTGTATTTGTTGAATATCTATAGTGCATAACGTTTTAAAGAATTGCTAACAATTACTTGGCAGTAGGGCTGCGCATGTTCTATTACCAAACAGCGATACATATTAGTAGTCTTCTGATTTAAGGGATGAGTAAACCAGAGTAACAATGCACAATGGACATAGCACCTACTAAGATTGGTGAACAATACGCCAACAACTTTGGGATAGTTAAAAGATTGGTAGCGTATTGGCGACGTGAGATATGAATAATATTCCGTATAATGCCCATGcgtttgggcggtggtgaccactgacaatcaagtggcccatatgcaaGTATCCCTacctgtttttaaattaaaaattaaacctttCCGACACACGTAAGCGATGTAGACTGATGACGAGTGACCTCTTCCAGGGTGAAAATCTCAAGATCGAAAGATCTGTGATAAGCAAGCAGTGGTATCGTTTTGTATTTTTGGACCACATTTGGTTCGCCTTTGTATCTTTTCACttcttgatatatatttttttaaatcttgtcTCAGTCTGTTCTGGATATTCTTGTAGTTTTCTTCTGTAAAGTGGATTTTGATACTGTTTCATCTGACTGTAAAAAATGCTTAGGTAGATTAAAAAGTCTCTTATAGaattataaagttgaaattttactcgcaaaatatttttttatcatcaatccGTGTGCTCCAGAAAAGCAAGGAAACCTGCCCAGGCCTACCCAGAATTATACACTAATTGAGTCTTATACGaaagttaaaaatttgaatCGCGCGCCTGCAGATAAAGCACTGCGTGTCGATCGCTTGCGGCGACCCCGAGCGCGCCGCCGCCACGCTGCTGCATCGCCGCGAGCACGGACAGGCGCTGTCCGCCGCCGCGCTGCACGCCGCCGCGCGCACCCCGCTGTGCGACGACCGCGAGATCAAGAGCCGCATCATCGCCAGGTGAGTGTCGCCGCCCCGCCCCGCGCCGCCCCACCCCGCTGTGCGACGACCGCGAGATCAAGAGCCGCATCATCGCCAGGTGAGTGTCGCCGCCCCGCCCCGCGCCGCCCCACCCCGCTGTGCGACGACCGCGAGATCAAGAGCCGCATCATCGCCAGGTGAGTGTCGCCGCCCCGCCCCGCGCCGCCCCACCCCGCTGTGCGACGACCGCGAGATCAAGAGCCGCATCATCGCCAGGTGAGTGTCGCCGCCCCGCCCCGCGCCGCCCCACCCCGCTGTGCGACGACCGCGAGATCAAGAGCCGCATCATCGCCAGGTGAGTGTCGCCGCCCCGCCCCGCGCCGCCCCACCCCGCTGTGCGACGACCGCGAGATCAAGAGCCGCATCATCGCCAGGTGAGTGTCGCCGCCCCGCCCCGCGCCGC
This region includes:
- the LOC125074964 gene encoding CUE domain-containing protein 2, which gives rise to MSAIADQECHVKESLFQFIEKNIPSADVSAIDDIVLAYVISILEAASQDPCFDVEGFIEMMAAYIPKFASIDPGLVCSWILELEAELSRRDESDTMSNTDESSGSDKISLNLQSLSDMLPPVTKTSRSHSNSESSETNERRLFLDVEEYAEQCRALHEMFPNTCAMEIKHCVSIACGDPERAAATLLHRREHGQALSAAALHAAARTPLCDDREIKSRIIARYSYVDKNSENKEHKPLAPKIEPKKMVRYRDNKIVSLKGERYTEVPKSGVDEENLKKPKKQHCP